From Vallitalea longa, one genomic window encodes:
- a CDS encoding DUF2971 domain-containing protein — MDGNDINKKDIKSLFESAMKLYQLPEKDGANKLLRQIAEMSINTDSVDELYYKGMSHTYLGWETTKSIQCFKKILQIGTTNCNIIYNIGDILYKKNDTYNANKFFENILETETRDITILFETGKYLLKIQNSLRALDCFDKVLYLTENIIKLHTMASQLEKINENNIRYEYYNKILDLQDNNVEDKYCKGNAAYCLYRDSLAVKYFKEVAEIENQNILILLDTANKLCILKKFDVAYKCLQKIPNLSNLNMKNLCSVTKLFYILNKPNQTVKCIEKILVLQTNDLISLYDLAEFLSRNRILYATKLCTKILSIKKSKYSTTEKYMKVLCAINLNDPKTENYFNDVINDDIKDIYNFFLLNNIAHSFLSLNKHDYALICFEKITSFNDTNNNQNAEFLIKKAISLKVLGEKQNAIDYFNKILKLNLNVGEINLLYDAGLQLSGLDNKTAEKFFKKISQLYINNLNIDQLYFKGMSEYFLHKKDEAKKYIQKIDVQSLKDIKTLLDIGIVMFNLGSSNFAKNCFNKLIQSKPSSKLDYINIGTAYKYLMDFKNFEKKELENNFSKNYWEAVVDNKEFTFQFNIISPFLYDFFNKNNNDNKKKTNENTNKIYHYTGITALKGILDNEEFWVTKSDFLNDPSETSYISKVLENLDIKRYIKNKKDFINDFEKEVKEEKKDVYILSMSTDKDSLPMWKNYSNDDGYNIKVDKNKFKNSFVNPNTYILGKVIYIDNEENNKNNKQYKLIKHLITSIYKSGKTYQKENDNLTNPLIKKAVFSHIRLISLFVKHSGYEYEHEYRYVFIPQFWLNNKLCENNDRNNVQRTYNYNALVNYYCNFKTNGKGLIPYITVPIFNLANSDEPVIEEIRFSPTLDKDVAIPGLENYFKLKGLTNINVEPSSIPFRNI; from the coding sequence ATGGACGGTAATGATATCAATAAAAAGGACATAAAAAGTTTATTTGAATCAGCAATGAAATTGTACCAGTTACCAGAAAAAGACGGAGCAAATAAACTATTACGACAAATAGCAGAAATGTCGATTAATACTGATAGTGTTGATGAATTATATTATAAAGGAATGAGTCATACCTATTTGGGGTGGGAAACAACTAAATCGATTCAGTGCTTTAAAAAAATATTGCAAATAGGAACTACTAATTGCAATATTATTTATAATATCGGTGATATATTGTACAAAAAGAATGATACATACAATGCAAATAAATTTTTTGAGAATATATTAGAAACTGAAACTAGAGATATTACTATTTTATTTGAAACAGGCAAGTATCTATTAAAAATACAAAACTCTTTAAGAGCATTGGATTGCTTCGACAAAGTATTATACCTAACAGAAAATATAATTAAATTACATACTATGGCATCGCAATTAGAAAAGATAAATGAAAATAATATTCGATATGAATATTATAATAAAATTTTAGACTTACAAGACAACAATGTTGAAGATAAATATTGCAAAGGTAATGCGGCTTATTGTTTGTATAGAGACTCATTAGCCGTAAAGTATTTTAAAGAAGTAGCAGAAATAGAAAATCAAAATATACTAATTTTATTGGATACAGCAAATAAGCTTTGTATTCTAAAAAAATTCGATGTAGCCTATAAATGCCTACAAAAAATACCGAACTTAAGTAATCTCAATATGAAAAATTTATGTAGCGTTACAAAATTATTTTATATTTTAAACAAACCTAATCAAACTGTAAAATGCATTGAAAAAATACTTGTATTACAGACAAATGATTTAATAAGCCTATATGATTTAGCTGAGTTTTTAAGCAGAAATAGGATTTTATATGCAACAAAATTGTGTACTAAAATATTATCTATAAAAAAATCTAAATATAGTACTACAGAAAAATATATGAAAGTTCTATGCGCCATAAACTTAAATGATCCCAAAACTGAAAATTACTTTAATGATGTTATTAATGATGATATAAAAGATATCTATAACTTTTTTTTACTAAATAATATCGCTCATTCATTTTTATCACTTAATAAACATGATTATGCTTTAATTTGTTTTGAGAAAATAACAAGTTTTAACGATACTAACAATAATCAAAATGCAGAATTTCTAATAAAAAAAGCTATCTCATTAAAAGTTTTGGGAGAAAAACAGAACGCAATTGATTACTTTAATAAAATTTTAAAACTAAATTTAAATGTAGGTGAAATTAATCTTTTATATGATGCTGGGTTACAATTAAGTGGCTTAGATAATAAGACTGCTGAGAAATTTTTTAAAAAAATATCCCAACTTTATATTAATAACCTCAATATAGATCAATTATATTTTAAAGGTATGAGCGAATATTTTTTGCATAAGAAAGATGAAGCAAAAAAATATATACAAAAAATAGATGTGCAAAGTTTGAAAGATATAAAAACATTATTAGATATAGGAATTGTTATGTTCAATTTAGGTAGTTCTAATTTTGCAAAAAACTGTTTTAATAAATTAATTCAAAGTAAACCCTCATCCAAATTAGATTACATCAATATAGGTACAGCGTATAAGTATTTGATGGACTTTAAAAATTTTGAAAAAAAGGAGTTAGAAAATAATTTTTCAAAAAATTATTGGGAAGCTGTAGTAGATAATAAAGAGTTTACCTTTCAATTCAATATCATTTCACCTTTTTTATATGATTTTTTTAATAAAAATAATAACGATAATAAGAAAAAAACTAATGAAAATACGAATAAAATATATCATTATACTGGGATAACAGCCTTAAAAGGAATTTTAGACAATGAAGAGTTCTGGGTCACGAAAAGTGATTTTTTAAATGATCCTAGTGAAACATCGTATATTTCTAAGGTATTGGAAAATCTCGATATAAAAAGATATATAAAAAATAAAAAAGATTTCATAAATGATTTTGAAAAAGAAGTTAAGGAAGAAAAAAAAGACGTTTACATTCTTTCTATGTCTACTGATAAAGATTCTCTTCCCATGTGGAAAAATTATTCTAATGATGATGGTTATAATATTAAAGTAGATAAAAATAAGTTTAAAAATAGTTTTGTTAATCCGAACACATACATATTAGGTAAAGTAATTTATATCGACAATGAAGAAAATAATAAAAATAATAAACAATATAAATTAATAAAGCACTTGATTACTTCAATTTATAAAAGTGGTAAAACTTATCAAAAAGAAAATGATAACCTAACAAATCCACTTATTAAAAAAGCTGTGTTTTCTCATATTAGGCTAATTTCGTTATTTGTAAAACATTCTGGATATGAATATGAGCATGAATACAGATATGTGTTTATTCCTCAATTTTGGTTAAATAATAAACTCTGTGAAAACAATGATAGAAATAACGTTCAAAGAACTTATAATTATAATGCCCTCGTAAATTATTATTGCAATTTTAAAACGAATGGCAAAGGATTGATTCCATACATTACAGTTCCAATCTTTAATTTGGCTAATTCCGATGAACCAGTTATAGAGGAAATACGTTTTAGTCCTACTTTAGATAAAGATGTTGCTATACCGGGGCTTGAAAACTATTTTAAATTAAAAGGTCTTACAAATATAAATGTAGAACCATCTAGTATCCCATTTAGGAATATATAG